The following coding sequences are from one Gossypium hirsutum isolate 1008001.06 chromosome A12, Gossypium_hirsutum_v2.1, whole genome shotgun sequence window:
- the LOC107939437 gene encoding heme-binding protein 2, with the protein MGQMKKFGFVLLVLSASVVEQIEGKGYEKPLNCGHLECAPYTLIHSHPEFEIRSYSKAMWVATPPISSINRTHSLCVRSMKKVIYIYLLFHINHPHSISNSDLFSMVRLFAYIRGNNDAAVKMNMTAPVLVNIHPRTEHLQNSTYVVHFYVPQKFQRNPPLSAEAQPVELPQHKYAAVRRFGGFMDDSNISVQLSALKKSLKGTGRDKSSASIQHSGRFLLYSAAGYNSPFEHENRVNEVMLWFD; encoded by the exons ATGGGACAAATGAAGAAGTTTGGGTTTGTGTTGTTGGTGTTAAGTGCGTCAGTAGTAGAGCAAATAGAGGGGAAAGGGTATGAGAAGCCGCTCAACTGTGGCCACCTTGAATGTGCTCCATACACACTTATTCATAGCCATCCTGAATTCGAGATTAGAAGTTATTCAAAGGCTATGTGGGTGGCTACTCCCCCCATCTCCTCTA TTAATAGAACTCACTCGCTATGTGTTAGATCAATG aaaaaagtgatatatatatatttgttgtttCACATTAATCATCCTCATTCTATTTCTAATTCCGATTTGTTTTCCATGGTTAGGCTCTTTGCTTACATCCGGGGCAACAATGATGCAGCAGTGAAAATGAATATGACAGCACCAGTTTTGGTTAATATACATCCAAGGACAGAACATCTCCAGAATTCAACCTATGTAGTTCACTTTTACGTGCCCCAAAAATTCCAAAGAAACCCTCCCCTATCAGCTGAAGCACAGCCAGTGGAGTTGCCTCAACACAAATATGCAGCTGTGAGGAGATTTGGAGGTTTCATGGATGACTCCAACATCTCTGTTCAACTATCAGCCTTGAAGAAAAGCCTCAAAGGCACTGGTAGGGATAAATCATCAGCCTCCATTCAACACAGTGGCCGCTTTCTGCTGTACAGTGCTGCTGGTTACAACTCTCCCTTTGAACATGAGAATCGTGTAAATGAAGTGATGTTATGGTTCGATTAG
- the LOC107939436 gene encoding uncharacterized protein, whose product MSDESIEGTDQEMYSRDEPYDVNESESATPSVNPVGNQPPNTGRDNTKVFRMIAEALKRVGTDSTTAENWLETTKRILKQLECTPQESLVCIVSLLQEKAYIWWESVIQNIPEEQVNWEFFQREFQKNYLGETYMEDQKQVFLMLKQRDMSAVDYEREFLRRSRYATEFVTTEAHRCKRFLRGLRDEFQLQLMPLWITEFADLVERAKIIEQVLGKSKKSETVRSAEKRPGTASSNQQFKRSRESRSGGRFSSRSERGIDKILSTDHFVKDCPKIGKAAPIVSQRSKSASRGLRSGRSGPVARGEHEVILDCYKKKFTIQNEDGKRIEVNGIRTSGLARIISAVKASKLLYQGCAAFLAYVINSDSVESQCSKIRTICEFPDVFPKELPELPPDREVEFAIEVYPGTDPVSIPPYRMSPTELKELKVQLQDLLDRGFIRPSTSPWGALVLFVKKKDGSMRLCIDYQQLNKVTVKNKCLLPRIDDLFD is encoded by the exons ATGTCTGACGAAAGTATCGAGGGTACCGATCAAGAAATGTACAGTAGAGATGAACCATATGATGTAAATGAATCTGAATCTGCAACCCCAAGTGTAAATCCGGTAGGTAACCAACCACCGAATACTGGAAGGGATAATACAAAAGTATTTAGAATGATTGCCGAAGCTCTTAAAAGAGTG GGAACTGATTCAACAACAGCTGAAAATTGGTTAGAGACTACCAAGAGAATTTTAAAGCAATTAGAATGCACACCCCAGGAAAGTTTGGTATGTATTGTTTCTCTGTTACAAGAGAAGGCTTATAtatggtgggaatcagtgattcagaatataccagaagaACAGGTaaactgggaattctttcaacgAGAATTTCAGAAAAATTATTTGGGAGAGACATATATGGAAGACCAGAAGCAGGTGTTTTTGATGCTTAAACAGAGAGATATGTCCGCAGTGGATTATGAACGGGAATTTTTGAGACGAAGCAGATATGCAACTGAATTTGTAACAACTGAAGCTCACAGATGCAAGCGATTTTTAAGAGGACTGCGAGATGAATTTCAACTGCAATTGATGCCTCTATGGATTACAGAGTTTGCAGATCTAGTAGAAAGAGCTAAAATAATTGAGCAAGTACTGGGGAAGAGTAAAAAGTCTGAAACTGTCCGTTCAGCTGAAAAACGTCCTGGAACTGCTAGTTCAAATCAGCAATTCAAACGATCGAGGGAATCTCGCAGTGGTGGAAGATTTAGTTCAAGATCAGAAAGAGGAATAGACAAAATACT ATCCACTGATCATTTTGTTAAGGATTGCCCAAAGATTGGTAAGGCAGCACCAATAGTATCACAAAGATCTAAATCTGCTTCTAGAGGCCTAAGATCTGGCCGAAGTGGTCCAGTTGCTAGAGGAG AACATGAAGTAATTTTGGactgttataaaaagaaatttactattcaaaatgAAGATGGAAAACggattgaagtaaatggtataAGGACTAGTGGTTTAGCTCGAATCATTTCTGCAGTTAAAGCTAGCAAGCTTCTTTACCAAGGATGTGCTGCTTTCTTAGCATATGTTATTAACTCCGATTCAGTAGAGAGTCAGTGCAGTAAAATTAGGACtatatgtgaatttcctgatgtatttcctaaagaatTGCCTGAATTACCTCCTGATCGTGAAGTTGAATTTGCAATTGAAGTATACCCGGGTACAGATCCAGTGTCAATACCTCCATATCGAATGTCACCTACTGAGTTGAAGGAGTTAAAGGTACAACTACAAGACTTATTAGACCGAGGGTTTATACGACCTAGTACGTCACCGTGGGGAGCTCTAGTGTTAttcgttaaaaagaaagatggttcgatgcggttgtgtattgattaccaaCAGTTGAACAAGGTGACTGTTAAGAATAAATGCCTGTTACctcgcattgatgatttatttgattaa